A genomic region of Sphingobacteriales bacterium contains the following coding sequences:
- a CDS encoding M3 family oligoendopeptidase, with translation MKFQNIPYQRPDFQQIKTQFEALLSRFEKADDAAVGDVVLKEINALRNDFDTLKNIASIRHTIDTKDTFYKAENDFFDEVSPELEDYISRFYTKLLRSPHRRELEAEWGKQLFTIAELSVKTVNSTVINELKHENHLVSEYVMLCASAKIMFEGEERNLSGLSPFMQAPDRDMRRRAAVAYWGFFEQNKEKFDELYDELVKLRTKIAHKLGYANFVQLGYDRMLRSDYGPIHAERFRELIHRFIVPVAQRFRRRQAQRIGVDKLKYYDHAFSFPSGNATPKGDARWILQHGKQMYEQLSPETAAFFDYMVDTNLMDLENKKGKAGGGYCTYLANYKAPFIFSNFNGTSHDIDVLTHEAGHAFQVYESRNFQLPEYSWPTHEACEIHSMSMEFLTYPWMENFFQEDTRKYKYTHLTEGIIFLPYGVSVDEFQHVVYENPDFTPQQRKEAWLEIEKKYLPWVDYDGIEFLEQGGFWQRQAHIYEMPFYYIDYTLAQMCAFQFLKKSTDNRSEAFNDYLRLCRAGGSKPFLELVKYANLKSPFKAETFQSVLENVENYLQEVDDRYL, from the coding sequence ATGAAATTTCAGAACATACCTTATCAGCGACCGGATTTTCAACAAATAAAAACACAATTTGAAGCCTTATTATCGCGCTTTGAGAAAGCTGATGATGCAGCTGTCGGCGATGTAGTTTTAAAAGAAATAAATGCCTTGCGCAATGATTTTGACACACTGAAGAATATAGCTTCCATACGTCATACCATTGATACCAAAGATACTTTTTATAAAGCAGAAAACGATTTTTTTGATGAAGTATCGCCCGAATTGGAGGATTATATCAGCCGTTTTTATACAAAATTACTCCGATCGCCACATCGCCGCGAGTTGGAAGCCGAATGGGGCAAACAATTATTTACCATTGCTGAATTGTCGGTAAAAACGGTAAATTCTACCGTGATTAACGAACTGAAACACGAAAACCACCTCGTGAGCGAATATGTGATGCTCTGTGCATCGGCAAAAATAATGTTTGAAGGCGAAGAGCGCAATTTGTCGGGTTTGTCGCCATTTATGCAAGCTCCCGACCGCGATATGCGCCGCCGTGCTGCCGTAGCTTATTGGGGCTTTTTTGAACAAAATAAAGAAAAATTTGACGAATTGTACGATGAACTCGTGAAGTTGCGTACCAAAATTGCTCATAAACTTGGCTATGCCAATTTCGTACAACTCGGCTACGACCGTATGCTCCGCTCCGACTACGGACCTATACACGCCGAGCGTTTTCGCGAACTCATTCATCGTTTTATAGTGCCGGTGGCGCAGCGTTTTCGCCGCCGCCAAGCTCAACGTATCGGCGTGGATAAACTCAAATACTACGACCACGCTTTTTCGTTTCCTTCCGGCAACGCTACCCCAAAAGGAGATGCAAGGTGGATTTTGCAGCACGGCAAACAAATGTACGAGCAGCTTTCGCCCGAAACTGCTGCTTTTTTTGATTATATGGTGGACACCAACCTAATGGATTTAGAAAATAAAAAAGGCAAAGCGGGCGGCGGCTATTGTACTTATTTAGCCAACTACAAAGCTCCTTTTATTTTCTCCAACTTCAACGGCACTTCGCACGATATTGATGTGCTCACGCACGAGGCAGGACACGCATTTCAGGTATATGAAAGCCGCAATTTCCAATTGCCCGAATACAGCTGGCCTACACACGAAGCCTGCGAAATTCATTCGATGAGTATGGAATTTTTGACCTATCCCTGGATGGAAAATTTCTTTCAGGAGGATACCCGAAAATATAAATACACCCACCTCACCGAAGGTATTATCTTTTTGCCTTATGGCGTGTCGGTAGATGAGTTTCAGCACGTTGTATATGAAAATCCCGATTTTACGCCGCAACAACGCAAAGAGGCTTGGCTGGAGATAGAAAAAAAATATTTACCCTGGGTAGATTATGACGGTATTGAGTTTTTGGAACAGGGCGGATTTTGGCAACGTCAGGCACATATTTACGAAATGCCTTTTTATTATATTGATTATACCTTGGCGCAGATGTGTGCTTTTCAATTTTTGAAAAAATCTACCGATAACCGCTCCGAAGCCTTCAACGATTATTTGCGTTTGTGCAGGGCGGGCGGCAGCAAACCTTTTTTGGAGTTGGTGAAATACGCCAACCTGAAATCGCCTTTCAAAGCAGAAACTTTTCAGAGTGTGCTGGAAAATGTAGAAAACTACTTGCAAGAAGTAGATGACCGTTATTTGTAG